From Aricia agestis chromosome 11, ilAriAges1.1, whole genome shotgun sequence, a single genomic window includes:
- the LOC121731968 gene encoding uncharacterized protein LOC121731968 has product MSVSSAMFLFEVVVESVDSLVQSQQFVIRSDFADIFSLELKDPKQLHIPMPEPLPLPSEPPGKKGKKKKKAKPKKRGKKGKKDKEVEPPPGPVIQSGQSVLFSSTAEFLIQTMKKFPLELALWSKEDRFTHIGSALIPWDLNFFSYLQKIFECGEVPPPVKINETYNIFEEGTAKLMARVGIQIKLTYLADKITTAFRTLSEDPAMMRILYTGLNSKTTSFICNMKNRDEEKIDHTYVKDVSKPDKIEFASYKNAPSANLTNFKDENYCCMNDADKPSSTDYKVSELAPDIDFIIDYVRKIIVSCNNNMRMLTPRPVLKPRAKATDLDKLCYCRELNWPEGETAARFRDEIQSSPCAVCANAAEDLEKARRNTIDLTNIRGPCGRTDCRIARYMKSYIQDLIEEDNQEININDVVGPCGSKECTLADKIKQILRHEGLFKKGATKEGLSTQCACIDRLQNALSQGSCLASCPKECEETDSYCQGNICPYKEPIQNVYNVYYFTVEYDFDANSSGNSTSQSSKYKYCSSACPSLKESKVSKSFCSKSICSTTYTDKTKEIECQDSRYTSLNITPADSNVEIPLDEILNPCKLESCIIADKIKDIIVDGAINKKIKTTDTEHCFCECVCDLNFSRQTTYCSVCGGYECLGDDTKDMPDFLRPQPCPIFHKTYNKDLFKVKSPWPEKPDKEKIQEDTRSLPSYPRREISEKKLPIRLAGTRDIPDSKSEKGNNDKPPKPKKPARIRKPVGKFTANVKSPPYKIVAEPKPKKNKYYRYPPVPKDMGWKWDAKSILGLEPRPQWKPGAAKKTLVRRYRAVREGVDKTAKKKRAMMQKKKKLEMKPTLVVTKKNGEYTVQMEIFKVFSKERLPYQYPYDEKLPLVYTIGKTEEEKRKSEKRQERKERRATRRRLRFVQSTFRDKCQEICLKTYNQAIGVLPKPNESDLECPCQIPAVQDIQSVGSCSCSDGESVLSSDTDDDEWVIEFTPPAARFDPKFKHKPVYVDSNTQYTYLDYRVKIFDKAGNPVPRFFKGPDGKQECSDLGGFWGLGHVWLEINRDGYIGPDNRWVPNNFTGPDGMSYSAQDGTVTDNTGRFLKIGIDGYIDKDGKWAWYSRARQLKGSHSGPLSNKNHNLKAYVSNKRDKEKQNKKTTSAKDAIVSKDKRPFPKGLLNAKPSDHTQKSKKSVTYSIGNRKSPIVMTASVNFNRAKLAHSNKKEDVSDKAANKYNQIMKELKLYDETIFDYNSKPLVPINKASNTPMKNRFKYKNIMS; this is encoded by the exons atgtccgtaTCTTCTGCAATGTTTTTATTCGAAGTTGTTGTAGAAAGCGTAGATAGTTTAGTCCAGAGTCAGCAATTCGTTATTAGAAGTGACTTTGCTGATATATTTTCCCTGGAACTAAAAGATCCCAAACAGCTGCATATCCCTATGCCTGAGCCCTTACCTTTACCCTCCGAGCCACCTGGAAAAAAAggcaaaaagaaaaagaaagcaAAGCCTAAGAAGAGAGGAAAGAAAGGTAAAAAGGATAAAGAAGTAGAGCCTCCGCCAGGTCCCGTGATACAATCAGGGCAGTCAGTTTTATTTTCCAGCACAGCGGAATTCCTCATCCAAACAATGAAAAAGTTTCCGCTTGAATTAGCGTTATGGAGTAAAGAGGACCGCTTTACACATATCGGTAGTGCACTGATTCCTTGGGATCTGAATTTCTTTtcatatttgcaaaaaattttCGAATGCGGTGAGGTACCACCTCCTGTAAAAATAAACGAAACATACAATATATTTGAAGAAGGTACCGCTAAATTAATGGCAAGAGTAGgtattcaaattaaattaacttaTCTAGCAGACAAAATTACTACTGCTTTCCGCACACTGTCCGAAGATCCTGCAATGATGCGAATtctttataccggccttaattCTAAGACAACATCATTTATTTGTAACATGAAGAACAGAGACGAGGAGAAGATCGATCATACATACGTCAAAGATGTGTCGAAGCCAGACAAAATTGAGTTTGCCTCGTATAAAAATGCACCGAGTGCAAACCTTACGAACTTTAAAGACGAAAATTACTGTTGTATGAACGATGCTGACAAACCATCTTCTACGGACTATAAGGTATCCGAGCTGGCTCCAGACATAGATTTCATTATAGACTATGTTAGAAAGATAATAGTGTCTTGTAATAATAACATGCGGATGCTAACGCCGCGTCCAGTTCTAAAGCCGAGAGCGAAAGCTACTGATCTTGACAAACTGTGTTACTGTCGAGAATTAAACTGGCCTGAGGGAGAGACAGCTGCAAGATTTAGAGATGAAATCCAGTCATCGCCATGTGCTGTCTGTGCAAACGCAGCGGAAGATCTTGAAAAGGCTCGTAGGAACACAATTGATCTCACTAACATACGTGGCCCTTGTGGAAGAACGGATTGCAGAATAGCTAGATATATGAAATCCTATATACAAGATCTCATTGAAGAAGACAATCAGGAGATTAATATAAATGACGTCGTCGGACCGTGTGGGAGTAAAGAATGCACGTTGGCAGATAAAATCAAACAAATTCTACGCCACGAAGGTCTATTTAAGAAAGGTGCTACAAAGGAAGGTTTATCCACTCAATGTGCTTGCATTGATAGGTTACAAAATGCACTCAGTCAGGGCTCTTGCTTAGCATCTTGTCCTAAGGAATGTGAAGAAACTGACAGTTATTGCCAAGGAAACATTTGTCCCTACAAAGAACCAATACAGAACGTATACAACGTCTACTATTTTACCGTAGAATACGACTTTGATGCTAATAGTAGCGGAAATAGCACGTCCCAATCTTCAAAATACAAATACTGTTCATCCGCATGTCCAAGTTTAAAAGAATCGAAAGTATCAAAATCGTTTTGCTCCAAAAGCATTTGCTCTACAACTTATACAGACAAGACAAAAGAAATTGAATGTCAAGATTCTAGATATACTAGTCTGAATATAACCCCAGCGGATAGTAACGTTGAAATACCTTTAGACGAAATTCTTAACCCGTGCAAATTAGAGTCATGCATTATAGCTGACAAAATAAAAGATATCATAGTTGATGGggctataaataaaaaaattaaaacgaccGATACCGAACATTGCTTTTGTGAATGTGTATGCGATTTGAATTTTTCTCGACAAACTACTTACTGTTCCGTATGTGGAGGATACGAGTGTTTAGGTGATGACACTAAAGATATGCCGGATTTTTTAAGACCACAACCTTGTCCGATATTCCATAAAACgtacaataaggatttatttaaagtaaaaagcCCTTGGCCTGAAAAACCTGATAAAGAAAAAATTCAAGAGGACACAAGAAGCTTGCCTTCATATCCTAGACGGGAAATATCGGAAAAGAAACTACCCATAAGGCTAGCAGGTACTAGAGATATTCCAGATTCTAAATCTGAAAAAGGAAACAACGATAAACCACCGAAACCTAAAAAACCTGCTCGAATAAGGAAACCAGTCGGGAAGTTTACTGCTAACGTCAAAAGTCCAC cCTATAAAATTGTTGCCGAACCAAAGcctaagaaaaataaatattaccgCTATCCACCAGTCCCGAAAGATATGGGTTGGAAATGGGATGCAAAGTCAATACTTGGATTGGAA CCCCGGCCACAATGGAAACCTGGAGCAGCCAAAAAAACCCTGGTTAGACGATACAGAGCCGTACGAGAGGGTGTAGATAAAACAGCCAAGAAAAAACGAGCAATGATGCAAAAGAAAAAGAAACTAGAAATGAAACCCACCTTAGTGGTTACTAAGAAAAACGGAGAATACACGGTCCAAATGGAAATCTTTAAAGTGTTTTCAAAGGAAAGACTTCCCTACCAATATCCTTACGATGAAAAACTACCTTTAGTGTACACAATTGGAAAAACTGAAGAAGAAAAACGTAAAAGTGAAAAGCGACAGGAGCGAAAAGAACGTAGAGCAACAAGACGTAGACTTCGTTTTGTACAATCTACATTCAGAGACAAGTGTCAAGAAATTTGCTTAAAGACTTATAATCAAGCAATAGGCGTTTTGCCAAAACCTAATGAAAGCGATCTAGAATGCCCGTGTCAAATACCAGCAGTGCAAGACATCCAGTCCGTGGGCTCGTGTTCCTGCTCCGATGGAGAATCTGTATTGTCCAGTGATACTGACGACGATGAATGGGTTATAGAGTTTACGCCACCTGCTGCGCGGTTTGATCCCAAATTCAAACATAAACCAGTTTATGTCGATAGCAATACCCAATACACTTACCTAGATTATAgagtaaaaatatttgataaagcAGGGAACCCCGTGCCGAGATTCTTCAAAGGCCCCGATGGAAAACAGGAGTGTAGCGATTTAGGTGGTTTCTGGGGTCTTGGCCACGTCTGGTTAGAAATCAATAGGGATGGGTATATAGGACCTGATAATCGGTGGGTGCCCAATAACTTCACTGGCCCAGATGGAATGTCGTACTCGGCACAAGATGGCACTGTTACAGACAACACGGGAAGATTCCTGAAAATTGGAATTGATGGCTACATAGACAAAGATGGTAAATGGGCATGGTACTCGAGGGCCAGGCAATTAAAAGGCTCTCACTCCGGACCCCTATCGAATAAAAACCATAATTTAAAAGCTTACGTTAGTAATAAACGTGACAAAGAAAAGCAGAACAAGAAAACTACAAGCGCTAAAGATGCAATAGTAAGTAAAGATAAAAGACCGTTTCCAAAAGGATTGTTGAATGCAAAACCTTCCGATCACACTCAGAAATCAAAGAAATCCGTAACATATTCAATAGGAAACCGAAAATCGCCTATCGTAATGACTGCATCTGTAAATTTTAACAGAGCAAAATTGGCACATTCCAATAAAAAGGAAGATGTAAGTGATAAAGCTGCTAATAAGTATAACCAAATAATGAAAGAGCTTAAATTGTACGACGAAACAATTTTTGATTATAATAGCAAACCTTTGGTGCCTATCAATAAAGCCTCTAATACACCAATGAAAAATCGATtcaagtacaaaaatataatgtcaTAA